Proteins from a single region of Psilocybe cubensis strain MGC-MH-2018 chromosome 3, whole genome shotgun sequence:
- a CDS encoding Long-chain-fatty-acid--CoA ligase 5 — protein MPVSDYLQTDDLTILLAVISATVFLLNNLYKPQPLVHPILLGRQSDVGRARNPKESAVYRNYATGLLGRFPISPAKDVHILPDFVRPEVDAPRTLWSTKLANAHLQDRAAAFATGLLRTLGARIQTASPTVLLLLNDSLEFVVADLALAAHSILSITLATSDLLDPVLDAHTPSAIITHAFLLPQLLELIYEGGERAREYAIILVGEPSPQAMASVASNVKIYNFTEIERQGFKVEKILSPLPKPSDVFSVAFYRTPGGAIQGAQLTHENVTAGVAALRALFPQTSGISSLDTISSAHSMSTPYGRAVAYLAILEGASFASIVGSEIYVKDDSTPKPQDASALATRKYPIPSPTVLFITPAHLTSAVQSILSSARSASWALFALGWRHKLVGLANGWVSNLSLWDRLVFDAARVKVLGEAGGSVREVVVSGGPLDEEIMTPARVALSVAFVNATTHPLVAAPVLATHPLDLQDIPLAASPLTAKDKPSKSPSTGKAQGKAHTGPPGVNVEVKLVGVDDEVVEGGGDPVGELVVRGPPVAGAVSLEAFARGVGLEEGSGKVQGDVVGEGAGGEGREEWVQTGYWMRVHSNGAFREEEKTCLRYAVRSVVRSLQEEEIERWMLDL, from the exons ATGCCCGTCTCTGACTATCTGCAGACAGACGACCTGACGATTCTCCTCGCTGTCATCTCCGCCACCGTCTTTCTCCTCAACAACCTCTACAAACCACAGCCGCTCGTGCACCCCATCCTCCTCGGACGACAGAGTGACGTGGGCAGAGCTCGCAATCCAAAGGAAAGCGCCGTATACAGAAACTATGCAACTGGTCTCCTAGGCAGA TTCCCCATCTCTCCAGCAAAGGacgtccacatcctccctGACTTTGTCCGTCCAGAGGTCGACGCTCCCCGCACACTCTGGTCCACAAAG CTCGCCAACGCACACTTACAAGACCGCGCAGCAGCATTCGCCACCGGTCTCCTGCGCACTCTCGGCGCGCGCATCCAGACGGCCTCCCCGACCGTCCTCTTACTCCTCAACGACTCGCTCGAATTCGTCGTTGCCGACCTCGCGCTCGCAGCCCACTCCATCCTCTCCATCACCCTCGCCACAAGCGACCTCCTCGACCCCGTCCTCGACGCACACACTCCCTCCGCCATCATCACCCATgccttcctcctcccccagCTCCTCGAGCTCATATACGAGGGCGGCGAGCGCGCGAGGGAGTATGCTATTATCCTCGTTGGTGAGCCGAGTCCTCAGGCTATGGCTAGCGTCGCGAGCAACGTCAAGATCTACAACTTTACCGAAATCGAGCGTCAAGGCTTCAAAGTCGAAAAAATCCTCAGCCCACTCCCAA AGCCCAGCGATGTGTTTAGTGTTGCGTTCTACCGCACGCCTGGAGGTGCGATTCAGGGCGCGCAGCTGACGCATGAGAATGTTACCGCTGGTGTTGCAGCGCTCCGCGCGTTGTTCCCGCAGACCTCGGGTATCTCCTCACTGGACACTATCTCCTCCGCGCATTCAATGAGCACGCCGTACGGGCGCGCAGTAGCGTACCTCGCCATCCTCGAAGGCGCGAGCTTCGCCAGCATCGTCGGAAGTGAGATCTACGTAAAAGACGACA GCACACCAAAGCCGCAAGACGCGAGCGCGCTAGCGACGCGCAAGTACCCCATCCCCTCGCCGACCGTGCTCTTCATCACCCCAGCGCACCTGACGTCCGCCGTCCAATCCATCCTGTCCTCCGCGCGCTCGGCGTCATGGGCCCTCTTTGCGCTCGGGTGGCGGCATAAGCTCGTGGGGCTCGCGAATGGGTGGGTGAGCAACTTGAGCTTGTGGGATCGGCTTGTGTTTGATGCGGCGCGGGTGAAGGTGCTTGGGGAGGCGGGGGGGAGTGTGAGGGAGGTGGTTGTTAGTGGTG GACcgttggatgaggagatTATGACGCCTGCGCGTGTGGCGCTCAGCGTGGCGTTTGTGAATGCTACGACGCACCCGCTGGTCGCAGCACCCGTGCTCGCGACACATCCGTTGGATCTACAGGACATCCCGCTCGCTGCGTCGCCTCTCACAGCGAAAGACAAACCCAGCAAATCCCCGTCGACGGGCAAAGCCCAAGGGAAAGCGCACACGGGCCCGCCGGGTGTGAACGTCGAAGTCAAACTTGTAGGCGTGGACGATGAGGTTGTGGAAGGAGGCGGGGATCCGGTGGGAGAGCTTGTGGTTAGAGGACCGCCGGTGGCGGGTGCGGTTAGTTTGGAGGCGTTTGCGCGCGGGGTCGgtttggaggaggggagTGGGAAGGTGCAGGGGGATGTGGTGGGTGAAGGAGCagggggggaggggagggaggaGTGGGTTCAGACGGGGTATTGGATGAGGGTGCATTCGAATGGCGCGTTTAGGGAG GAGGAGAAGACGTGTCTGCGATACGCAGTGCGCAGCGTAGTGCGTAGtctgcaggaggaggagatcgAACGGTGGATGCTTGATTTGTAA
- a CDS encoding Histone H1 encodes MSAPEVVPAATPAEAPAPAAAVDAAPAPAAEAPAPAAAAATTTKPASKAKPASKKAATVKKPASEKKAGAAGAAAEKKEKAAGAAKEKAVKEKVVKEKGVKEKKEVKEKKEVKEKKEKVGKEKKEVKEKKEKKEKEEKEGGRPSWKDIIKECIIENKSDSRKGVSRLTIKKYAEEKYKVDVTGLNLTQLNRAITSGAESGLFVLPKGPSGRVRLAPKQPKASASKENSKPPSKTPAAGAKAAATVKKPVVAGAGAAPVKKAAAGAPAKKVLAGKTKAPAASAKKTTTPAKRGSAKKAVTGTTAAAKAKSAATKKAPVKKAAAGAGSKTTTTKKAAAAAKPRSKPASKPASKPASKAKKVVVQ; translated from the exons ATGTCGGCACCTGAAGTCGTCCCTGCTGCTACGCCCGCTGaggcacccgcacccgctgCTGCCGTCGATGCagctcccgctcccgctgctGAGGCCCCGGCCCCCGCCGCTGCTGCGGCTACTACCACCAAGCCGGCGTCGAAAGCGAAACCCGCGTCGAAGAAGGCTGCAACTGTGAAGAAACCCGCGTCGGAGAAGAAGGCGGGTGCTGCGGGCGCTGCtgctgagaagaaggagaaagcggCGGGTGCGGCGAAGGAAAAAGCTGTTAAGGAGAAGGTTGTGAAGGAGAAGGGTgtgaaggaaaagaaggaggtgaaggaaaagaaggaggtgaaggaaaagaaggaaaaggttggtaaagagaagaaagaggtgaaggagaagaaggaaaagaaggagaaggaggagaaagagggcGGGAGGCCTTCGTGGAAGGATATTATCAAg GAGTGTATCATTGAGAATAAGAGTGATTCGCGCAAGGGCGTATCGCGGCTTACTATCAAAAAG TACGCGGAGGAAAAGTACAAGGTGGATGTGACGGGCCTCAATCTGACGCAGCTGAACCGCGCCATCACGTCCGGTGCCGAGTCGGGGCTGTTCGTCCTTCCCAAGGGGCCCTCGGGCAGAGTCAGGCTCGCGCCCAAACAGCCCAAAGCGTCCGCGTCTAAAGAG AACTCGAAGCCACCTTCAAAGACGCCTGCTGCTGGCGCGAAGGCTGCGGCGACGGTTAAGAagcctgttgttgctggtgctggtgctgcacCGGTGAAGAAGGCGGCGGCGGGTGCGCCGGCGAAGAAGGTGTTGGCGGGCAAGACCAAGGCGCCCGCTGCGAGCGCGAAGAAGACGACTACACCGGCCAAACGGGGGAGCGCTAAAAAG GCTGTGACGGGAACGACGGCGGCTGCCAAGGCGAAGAGCGCGGCGACGAAGAAAGCCCCCGTGAAAAAGGCGGCAGCGGGTGCTGGATccaagacgacgacgaccaaGAAG gctgctgctgctgcgaagCCCCGATCAAAGCCAGCGTCAAAGCCGGCATCGAAGCCTGCATCCAAGGCGAAAAAGGT TGTTGTACAGTAG